The following is a genomic window from Paenibacillus sp. FSL R5-0766.
AGCGGATCGAAGTGATGAACGCATTCCGACGGGGACAATTCCGCTATCTGATCGCGACAGATGTAGCCGCACGTGGTATCGATATCACGAATATTACTCATGTCATCAACTACGATATTCCTTTGGAAAAAGAGGGATATGTTCACCGTACAGGCCGTACGGGGCGCGCAGGCAAAACGGGTAAAGCCATTACGTTGATTACACCGAAAGATGGCAGACGTCTGGCGGAGATTGAATCCTATATTGGATTCGAAATCCCTGTCGTGAAGGCTCCTTCCGAGGAAGCTGTAGATCGCCGTAGAGAAGATTTTGAGAAACGATTGAAGATCGTTCCTGAACGTAAAAAGGACAAGCGTGAACAGCTGAACCAACAGATCATGAAGCTGAACTTCAACGGAGGCAAGAAGAAGAAACTTCGTGCTGTTGACTTTGTAGGTACCATTGCCAAGCTCGAAGGGGTAACCGCAGACGACATCGGGATCATTACCATTCAGGACAATGTAACGGATGTGGAGATCCTGAACGGCAAAGGCCCACTCGTACTGGAGCTTATGCAAAACACAACGATCAAAAAGATGCAGCTCAAGGTTCGCAAAGGCCATAAATAGCAGGATCACATCGAAAATTCGATTCAATGGTAGTTGGACCGTGCAGCTACCATTCAAAGAGAACTACGCAAACGCAACAAAAAGATAGAAAAATCATATCAGGCAACAGATCTACCTCATCCGGTTACAAAACAAGGGATAACAGGCCAATAGCAGGTCGTTATCCCTTGTTTGCTCTTTACGTTGAGAATCATTATCCCTGATCCTGTCAGTTCAAGTGATACATTATATGGAGCAGCGTTACATGGAGCCCATCACACTGCAAGCTCTGGCGGATCAACAGCCACGAACAACGTTGGAACAGGGCATTCGCACCTAGCGCACCTAACTTAGCGTCTGCACCCGTCATACCATAATCAAGCACATTCATTGAGCTGACTATGCTGAATACACCCTTCCTCCAGAAGAACATCTTAGCATTCCCCTCGATTACAAAGTGATTCATAAATCCGTTCTTCCCCAATCCTTGTATACACTTCACATGTTATAGATGTGATCCCCCACTGGCATCGAGACATTGTCCGGTAACCCAGCGGCTGTCTGCTGACGCAAGAAATGCAGCTACATCTGCGACATCCTCCGGCTCTCCCCATCGATTAAGAACAGACAAACCTGCTGCATATGCCTGTCCTTGCGGGTTCGTGAGTGTGCCTGCATTCATCTCGGTATTAATAATGCCCGGCTGGATCGCGTTGACCGTAATCTGGCGACTTCCCAGCTCTTTCGCCAGTAACTTGGTGAAGGTATCCACCGCCCCCTTCGTCATGCTATAGGCGAACACGCCCGGGGAAGCCACTCGTGTAACAAAAGAAGAAATATTAATGATTCGCCCGCCATCCCGCAGACGCGGAACGGCCTGCTGGCTTACAAACAGGGGGGCTTTGACATTTATGTTCATCACTTCGTCGAAGGAAGCTTCTGTCGTCTCCTCCAGACCAAGAATCTGCCCGATGCCTGCATTATTTACCAAAATATCCAGCCTGCCATCTCGTCCATGCTTCCGAACAGCATCATCGACCTGTGCAAATAATGCATGAATTCCATCCAGCGTGCGCAAATCCGCTCCAATGGATTGCGCCTGTCCACCATGATCTGTAATATGCCGCACAACCTGCTCCGCTTCGTCTTGTCGTGTCCCGAAGTGTACAAGCACATATGCACCCTCCTGTGCCAGACGCATTGCAATACTGAGACCGATGCCTCTGCTTGCTCCTGTTACCAAGGCCATCTGCCCTTCAAGTCTTCTGCATATCTCGTTCATAACGTCATCCCCCTACTGAATAAGTAGCACCCGTCACGGGCACATGACAGTTATATCACGAGACGACATACACAATGTTGCTCTCCTATTCGGCACGGACACTCCGTTCAGCGATAACGATCATATCCGTATACCCTCCGAGTGGGGCCGAAGCTCCAGCAGGTTCGTTGGCTGGACAACTCCTAATGACACCAGGCAGTTTCATTTTCATTCTGCATTCGTGCCCTCGCTCTTGCTGCTCTTGTCCTCTACCTGCTGCTAATTTCATCTCTCATTGAAATGTTCACTTGCCAAATATTGTAAATCAACTACAATAAAAATGAAAGCGCTATTATATTTCTATTCTCTGTGGAGGTGTATGTAATGGGTAACAGGAAAGCGGTCTGGATTCTGGTCTTTGCACTCACGTTCACCCTGTTTGGACTTCATCCTGAACGAACAAGCGCAGCAAGTGTCACGATAACGAACGGTACCGATTGGATCGACACTGCAGGCAATCCCATCCATGCGAACAGCGGCAACATTCTGCAGGTAGGCTCGACGTATTATCTGTACGGTGAACATGCAGTGGGCGGCAGATTCGACAGTGTGAACGTCTACACCTCCACCGATCTGAAGAACTGGACTTTCAGCAATACCATCCTGACGAAAGATTCCGCAACCGAGCTAGCCTCCAGCAAAATTGAACGTCCCAAAGTCATCTATAACGCCTCCACCAATCAGTATGTGCTCTGGGCACACTATGAGAACGGTACAGACTACAACCTCGGACGTGTAGCGGTCGCAACAAGCAATACCCCGAATGGCAAATTCACCTATGAGGGCAGCTTCCGCCCACTGAATTATGAGTCCCGTGACATGACCGTCTTTGTTGATACAGATGGCACAGGTTATCTGGTTACGGCTTCACGCAAAAATGGCGGTGCCAATGATACGATGGCTATTTTCAAAATGAATGCAAGTTACACCGGAATACAGTCCTTCGAGGGCTGGTTGTTCGAGAACGCCTACCGTGAAGCACCTGCCGTTGTGAAAAAAGGAAACCGTTACTATCTCTTCACCTCTCAAGCCGCTGGCTGGTATCCGAATCAGGGCGCTTATGCTACAGCAACTTCCATGACGGGTCCATGGACTGCGCTTACGCCATATGGCAATCCATCTGCCTTCGGTTCGCAGATTCACGATATTGCCGCGATTACAGGCAGCAACACCACATCTTACATCTACATGGGGGATCGCTGGAATCCGATGAACCTCGGAGAGCACAAACATATCTGGCTGCCGCTAACCTTGAATGATTCGAACGGAACAGCATCACTGGAGTGGTATACAACATGGAATATCGATGCAGTAACGGGTGCGGTAACACCGCCTGCTCTCGTCAATCATGCACAAGGCAAAACAGCTACCGCCATCTCCACAGCCTCCGGATCGTCTGCATCCAACGTCAATGATGGCAACTACCAGACTTCATGGGTGGCTTCCTCCAATAGCTGGCCTGCCTGGTGGCAGGTGGACTTCGGCGCACCAAAGACGATCACCGAGATCGACACGTCCTGGTTTATGTATAAAGGCTCCGAAGGGTATTACAAATACAAAATCGAGATTAGCAACGATGGTGTCAATTACTCTACCTTGGATCGCACCAACAATCTGACCTATGGTTTTACAACAGATGCTGTGCATTTCACAGCTCGTTATGTACGGATCAATATGGTGAACGCCGTCTTGTGGAATAATCCGGGGAACTGGTATACCCCGACTCTGCACGAGGTCAAAATGTGGGGTCCTGCAACACCGGAAGCCACAGGTTATAGCCGGTTCAGTTCGCACAACGTTCCGGATCAATACATCCGTCACGCCAACTACATCGCACGCATTGATGCCAACGTCTCCCCTGCTCTGGATTCCCAGTTCCGCGTTGTACCGGGGCTGGCAAGTTCCACAGGCATATCCCTGGAGTCCATCAACTTCCCAGGCTACTTCCTGAAGCGTAATGCCAGCAATAAAATTGTACTTGAAGCTTACGCCGACACCTCCGCCTATAAGGGAGATGCTACGTTCCTGAGCAGCCCTGGTTGGGCTGACAGCACCAAAGTATCCCTACAATCGTACAGTCAGCCCGGATATTACATCCGGCATTATGATTACGTATTACAGCTCGATGCCATCTACGCATCCAGCAGCTCGACTGTGAAAAATGATGCCACATTTGGTCGAACTAATTTTTAAGAAAATAAATTCGAGTTGAGATACAGCTACAATTTATATATTTCATCCGTAGTGATACCATCGGCTACCCATGTTCCAGATCGTTCATAACTCCTTGCTCGATCTGATATACCTTAACGCGTATCTATTTTTAACACCAGATCGTCTCCATGTACCGGGACTATTAATAGAGTAGGAGACTGCCCATTAGTTGGACAGTCGACCTCTCACACCACCGTACGTACCGTTCGGTATACGGCGGTTCAACCGTTTAAGTGCAGTTGCCGTAAGCGCTCGTATTGTGCAGGGAAGTCATAATTCCCTGCCTGTGCGAGCCTTTCGTTTGTTACAGAGCGATTCAACACCGCGCTTCCAGCAATTCGCCAGTAGCCCAGCCTTGTATTTCCCCATTGGTACGCCTGCCATTCCGGTATCCCTAGCTTTCGTAGGTTATCTACCTTCGTTCTCGGTTTCTTCCACTGCTTCCAGATGTACATCCGCATTCGTCTTCTCAGCCATTCATTCCAGCTTTGCAGGATTCGCTTCATGTCCGCTACGTAAAAGTAACCAACCCATCCTCGAATGTAGACCTTCACGCTTTCCATGACTTGCCTTGCATTTCTGCCTTGGCTTCGGCCTGTTAGTTCCTTCAACTTCTTCTTCGCTTTGGCCAGAGACTCTCGGTGTACGCGTATGTATACACCGTTTTTATTCTTGCCCAGAGCGAATCCTAGAAATTTGAAGTGCTTCTGCGACAGGACGCTCACGACCTTGCTTTTCCGCATGTTCATTTGGAGCTTGAGCCTCTGCTCCAGCACCGTTCGGCCAGATTCCAGCAGTCTTTTCGCTGCCCGCTTACTCTTCGCCAAGATCACGATGTCGTCCGCGTACCGAATCACCTTCACGCCTCGCTTTTCCATCTCCTGATCGAACTCGTTCAGATAGATATTCGCTAGTAAAGGCGACAAGGGACCACCTTGTGGTGAGCCTTCTTCCGTTCTGCGCCGCACGCCGCTCTCCATGACTCCGCTTTTCAGATATTTCTTGATCAGGTCGATGACGCGCCTGTCCTGAATCTGTTTTCGCAGTATGTTCAGCAGAAGTTCATGATTTAGGGTGTCGAAGTATTGAGACAGATCAATTTCGGCTGCATGACCGTATCCTTGTTCTGCGCAAGTTTTGACTTTGCGAATCGCTTGCTGCGCACTTCTCCCCGGACGGTAACCATAGCTTCCTTCCGAAAAGAGTGGCTCGAACACAGGTTGCAGCGTTTGAGCGATCGCTTGTTGGACGACCCGATCGATTACCGTCGGGATGCCTAGCTTTCGAACGCCGCTTCCATCTGGTTTGGGGATTTCTTTTCGCCTTACCGGGCTTGGTCGATATGTACCCTCCCGAATACGCTGTAAAAGTTCGTCTCTGTTTTCTCGTAGCCACGGAAGCGCCGCTTCGACCGTCATTCCATCGATTCCTGGTGCTCCGTGGTTACGTTTGACCCGCTGATATGCCCGGTTCAGATTTTCTCTGTCCAGTATGACCTCCAGCAGGTCCTCTGCACCGTCTCTTTCTCTACTTTCCCGAGTATCGATACTCCGCACTCCTGCATACCCTTCGCGTTCCACGCGTTCTCTTTGCCGGTAGCCCTTCCGGTATTCTGCTTTCATTGCATCGACTCTCCTTTCAGTTTGTACTTGAGACATACGATTGTTCGGTCCTTCCCGAAAAAAAAAAAAACCTTACGGTACTATGACCTCTGCTGACTTCTCACCACAAGCTTTACTCCGTTTTTCGGATTTTTTTTTTTCCTACTTGACGTCAGTGAGACCTCCCCGGGTAAGAGCGATAACCTTCCCCTCATCCATCTGCCACATTTACATGCCGGAATTCGGGCAGTATTGGACTTCGCTTTGGCTTGCAAGCTCGTCCGTTCCACCATGCCTTGTATGTGATTTCTGTTCGTCAGACCGAGGGTTTGCCTCCGGCTTCCTTCAGATTCCGCCTCGCGACGGACACCCTTGCCCTTGGCTAACAGTTCCTACTGCCAAGCCTGTAGCGGACTTTCACCGCCAAGTTATCGCCCATGCCGGGCGCACAAGCAGAAAAGCCTACTCCAACGGGAGTAGGCTTTTCTGTGCTATCGAATGTGATTACGGGGCCGGAACATATTTCATTAAGAACCCCTTACCGTTATTATCCATGTCTCCGTCTTTTACATCTGAATAGCTCACATAAATGTTGTCGTTGCTGTCTATGACAAGATCGATATTCCTAGGCACATCTGTAGAGAAGCCGAGATTGCCGACGGGAACCCAACCGTTGTCATATTTCATCACGCTCATCCGATCCCCGCGTGTACCATCTTGATAAGCCACATAAAGAGTTCCCTGACTGTCAAAATCGAAGCTTGCTCCACTAGTCTGACCTACCGTGAAGTCTGAATTGGCGACAGTTTCCCAAGCGGAGTTAATATATCTCATCACGGTCAATTTTGAATCACTCCTGTAAACCACATAAGGTATATTATTTGGATCGAATGCAAATGATATTGCACCTTCCAGATCCTCCGGAAGATTCGGGTTTCCGAATTTCGAATCTCCAACAGTCTCCCAAGCGCCATTTACGTATTTCTCAAATAGGGTACCACGAGTATAGTTCGTATCCATGACTGTATACGTTTGAAGTACATATGGGATGTTTTTTTGGTCCAATTGGAAATCTAGTGTATGAACATTCTTTCCATTTAATCCATCACCGTCGCTTACACTCACCCAATTGTTCCCTTCATATTTTATCACCTTGGGTGCATCCTGATTGTCGTCATGAAGAACATACGCTACATAAGGATTATCATTGCTGTCGAAAGAAATAGATACTCTTTTCACATAATCGATATCTGTATTGCCTACGAACTCCCAAGCGGTACCGTTATACTTACTCACTGTTAATACATCACTAATAGAAACAACGTAAACATTATCCTGGCTGTCTATGGCGATTTCACTTCCACGGTACTTCTCATCTCCAACGCTCTTCCAGCTGCCTCCCTCGTATTTTATAACCGATGTAAAGCTTATTGCATAAGGAGTTCCGTGACTGTCGACTGCGAATTTTAATTCCATCATTCGTTCGATCGCATCGCCTACGTTGTGCCACGGCGATATCGTCCACTTCGCGAACAGAGTGATATCTGCCTTCACCTCTGTCGTGAAGTCGTAGGCGGTCGTTCCCTCAAGGTCGCTGTACCAGCCTTCGAACGTATATCCATCCCACATCGGGGCGTTAGGTACCACAGCCTTGTCGCCAGAATTCACCGTCTGGCTCTCTACGGAAGATCCGCCGTTACTGTTGAAGGTTACCGTGTAACCGTTCGATGTCCATTTCGCATACAACGTAAGGTTAGCCGTCACAGATGTTGAGAAGCTGTAGGCTTCACTCAGACCACTGTCACTATACCAGCCGCCGAACGTATACCCGTTCTTCGTTGGAGCATCCGGTGCCGCAGCTTTGCCGCCGTATTCGACCGTCTGGGCCTCTACTACCGTTCCACCGTTACTGTCGAAGCTGACTGTATAAGTGGTTGTCCATTTCGCGTACAGCGTGAGATTCGCTGTCACCGGCGTTGTGAAGCTGTACGCTTCACTCAGACCGATATCGCTGTACCAGCCACCAAACACATAGCCTGCCTTCGTCGGGTCGGCAGGGGCAGAAGCGGTGTCGCCGTCATCCACCGAAAGACTCGTTACAGTTGATCCACCGTTGCTATTGAAGCTCACCGTATAGCTGTTCTTCGTCCACTTCGCGTACAGCGTAAGGTCGCTCGTCACCCCAGCAGTGAAGCCGTAAGCCGTCGTCAGGACGCTATCGCTGTACCAACCGCCGAACGTATATCCTGTGCGTGTTGGGGCAGTTGGGGCCGTAGCCACAGCGTTTTCGTTCACTGTCTGATTTGCCACATTCGACCCGCCGTTACTCTGGAAGCTCACCGTATAAGTTTTTTTCTGCTCAACCGTCCACTTCGCATACAAGGTAATATTTGCGTTCACCACAGCTGTGGTGAAGTCATAAGCGGTCGTCAAGCCGCTGTCACTGTACCAGCCGCTGAATACATAGCCTTCAAGCTCCGGTGTGCCAGGTGCCACCGCCTTGGCGCCTTCGTTCACCCTCTGATCGGTAACCTCCGACCCACCGTTACTATCGAAGCTCACCGTGTAGCTTAGCATCCACTTCGCATACAACGTAAGATTGTCCGTCACCGGTGACGTGAATTCGTAGGCAGCCGTCAATGCACTGTCGCTGTACCAGCCGCCGAATACATAGCCGTCCTTCGCCGGCTCGATCGGCTCAACGGCCAGGTCGCCATATCCCACCGTCTGATCAGCCACTTCTTCTGACCCACCGTTGCTATTGAAGCTTACCGTGTATTCGTTCAGCGTCCATTGTGCAGTGAACTTGACATTCTCCGCAGGCATCGTAGTCGGAGGAACCGGCAACCATCCAGCGAAGATATGCCCTTGCCATGTCGGATCACCCAGGTGTAACCCCGTCGTAGCTCCGAACGGTACGTCCACGACCTTTGTCACCGTGCCAGAGCCATTGTAATCAATCGTCATGCTGTAAGCGTCACGCTTGTAATACAACTTCAGCACCGTTGTGCCGTCACCTGCTATTTGTTCTGCCAGCACCGTTCCCGGAATACTTTGATCAAGCGTAAAGCCCGCATAAGACTTCGGCGTTACATCCGTCAGATTCGCCTCGGCGCCGGTGGTGCCACGATACGATTCTGTATCGGCCACCGTATAGGTGTTGCTTGCCACATTCTGCTTCAAGTACACCACTTTATAAGGCGTGTCTTCTTTTGGGTTCCACGTTGCGGTATACGTAGTGCTTGCAGTCGGCATCGTGCTCGGCACCTCCGGTGACCAACCGGCAAACGTATAGCCCGGTCTTGTCGGTACAGGGATGCGAGCCGCGATGTTCTTGCCGAATTGCTCCGTGACCGTACTTCCGGGAGCCCCGGCATAGCCTAAGTCAAAGGTCATGGTTCGATTCGTCGGATAATAATCAATCTGAACGACCGTAGAGCCGTCGCCCTTGATATACACTCCGCCTACCGTACCGTTCGTATAGCCTTGGTCCTTGAAGCGGTCAGAGGTGATCCGAATCTCCGTACCGGTTGTTCCAGTCAATTGTTCCGTATACGCAGGAAGCAGCGATGCCTTTGTATTCGGGTCGATCAAATAATGCTCTACCGTATACGGCGTATTTGCATTTGCAGTCCAGTGCGCGTACAGAACACGATCCTCCGCTGGCATCCGGCTCGGAATTGTCACCTTCGTTCCGCCGGTAGCTGCTGTATACCAGCCGTCAAAGGTGTATCCCGGATAGACCGGGGTGGTCACGTTGAGCGCCGCATTATAAGCGGCAACAACAACCTGGGTCACTCCGCCGTTCTCCGGGTCAAGTTGGAAGGTATAGTCGCCTTCTCTGGCAAGCCAAGTCAACGGAATCGTGCGCTTGAGCGGATCAGATGTGAACGTCAACGGCGCATTTTTCCAGGTGATCACCAAGTTGCCCGTACTCACCGGAACGCTCGTGTTCACCACTTCGATCTTCTGGGTACTCGAGTTATACTTGAAATTCGCATTGTCTACTTGAATATCGAACTTCGACGGATTGTACGCCGGATCTTTCGAATTATGATACGACTGGTTACCCGTAACGCCGGTCATCAAGTCGAATGTCTTCATCGTAAGCAACGACTCCGGAACAGCGATGGATTTCGCGGCGCCTGCCAAGGTAAATCCGAGTTTATCATCCTGCGGATAGGCGAAGTCGTATACATTCTTATGTTCCCCTACCGTATAAAGCGGCCATGTGTCCTCATACACCGGTGCACTGGCCGAGACAGCCCCGTCGCCCAATTGGGCTCCTACCTCTACCTCCAAATAGATGCCAAGCTCGATGTACAGGGCTCCGGAAGAGCTGGTGGACTTCAACCCGTTCGCATTTTTCAACTGGTAGTAGAAGTATCCCCACAAGTTCACATAAGCGCCAGGCTCCACAGAAAGTCCGATGCTGTTCAGATCGACACTTCCAAGCCCTGCTTTCACCTCCATATGAACCCCGGCCCGCAAGCCGATCGTCCCCATGACATAGAAGGTAAACTGGTATTCGCCGTCACCCGGCAAGCTTACAGTGTTGCTGGTGCCTGTGAAGGCAAACACACGCAGATTAACCGAGTAACGCTTGGCTGTCTTGTAGTTGAAATCAGCTCCTATCGAGAGATTAACATTGGCGCTGACAACGAAATCTGCTACAAATTTGACTTCAACGGTACCCATAGCCACGCGCACGCTTTTTGCGACGATTTGCTTCTTGATTAACGGAATCCAATCCGTCTCGTTCTCCATCATCTCTTTGTACTGGGCTCTTAGCGCCGCCGCGTCGACTCCGGTATCTTGCACACCCTCGAGCAACGCTCGAACTTCTGTCGCGATGTCCCGCACCTGACCCAGCTTGCCAGCTTTTTTCTGCCCCAGCCAATCATTCAGCGCATCGTTTAACTTATCGTGTTTGACGGTAGCAATCTCCGCCGTGATATTGATCCCGGTATACGTGTAGGCATCCAGATTTGCGGTGATCACATAATCATCAATGCTGTACCAGTAAGGAATCCCCCACTTGGTCAGCCAATGCCCTTGCAGATCCCCGTTGATTGCGAGATCCAGGCTCATTTCCTGAAGGAAGGTACCGGTCATATGAATGACAAGGTCGCTCTCGTCATTGATCTTCACAACAATATCGGCGCCCACTTGCAGCGAAGCACTTACGCCAGAGGTTCGGCCGTTAATATTTTTCAGATTGGTGCCGAGCGAAGCGTCGACGGTCAGATTCTTCACACTTACCTTGCCCAAGCTGCTTGAGGACGCCAGGAAGGACTGGGCCTTGATCTCCTTGATCTCCTTCGTCTCCATGGCTAGATCGGATAGATAATCTGCGGCTTGATCGACGAATCCGCTGGCGATCGCTTGCTGCTCGATTTGCT
Proteins encoded in this region:
- a CDS encoding glucose 1-dehydrogenase, translated to MNEICRRLEGQMALVTGASRGIGLSIAMRLAQEGAYVLVHFGTRQDEAEQVVRHITDHGGQAQSIGADLRTLDGIHALFAQVDDAVRKHGRDGRLDILVNNAGIGQILGLEETTEASFDEVMNINVKAPLFVSQQAVPRLRDGGRIINISSFVTRVASPGVFAYSMTKGAVDTFTKLLAKELGSRQITVNAIQPGIINTEMNAGTLTNPQGQAYAAGLSVLNRWGEPEDVADVAAFLASADSRWVTGQCLDASGGSHL
- the ltrA gene encoding group II intron reverse transcriptase/maturase, whose translation is MKAEYRKGYRQRERVEREGYAGVRSIDTRESRERDGAEDLLEVILDRENLNRAYQRVKRNHGAPGIDGMTVEAALPWLRENRDELLQRIREGTYRPSPVRRKEIPKPDGSGVRKLGIPTVIDRVVQQAIAQTLQPVFEPLFSEGSYGYRPGRSAQQAIRKVKTCAEQGYGHAAEIDLSQYFDTLNHELLLNILRKQIQDRRVIDLIKKYLKSGVMESGVRRRTEEGSPQGGPLSPLLANIYLNEFDQEMEKRGVKVIRYADDIVILAKSKRAAKRLLESGRTVLEQRLKLQMNMRKSKVVSVLSQKHFKFLGFALGKNKNGVYIRVHRESLAKAKKKLKELTGRSQGRNARQVMESVKVYIRGWVGYFYVADMKRILQSWNEWLRRRMRMYIWKQWKKPRTKVDNLRKLGIPEWQAYQWGNTRLGYWRIAGSAVLNRSVTNERLAQAGNYDFPAQYERLRQLHLNG
- a CDS encoding InlB B-repeat-containing protein codes for the protein MKKATRQGWKSSWRMLVWMLVLSLVVTAVPVFPAQSAAAAELPMQQTTVNKPSGFQDVSPTDWFYDAVVHVQEKGIFSGTDTNTFLPKGTMTRAMYVTALGRMAGVDVGEYSTSSFADVKAGIWYAPYVEWAVKKGITDGTGDRKYSPDAIVSREQMATMTLRYFESEQISYQTANPVTTEPGDLADVSPWAVDAVVKLWQAGVFTGDGNGHFNPNAQATRAEAAVLFMRNNAVVEAWKNQNQAPVTPTPTPTPTPTPTPTPTPTPTTPGGNSGGGTPGGNGGSPGTGTDSATYTLTFESNGGTAVKAQTVRQGEVLNNLPAPTKEGEIFQGWFRDSDFSLIFANGSTVTTDTKLYAKYVDNVSNAVQSIPSYSVLNVAPDFTIVVKDATGSLTASDVQAGMTFEDMANPDFEGITVTGGNGAFTVASAAKNGKFVEGNTYQLTLTDDNLSFQGQDATTSIYVFSVAKQEVMNIPLSSDMVYLRFADVSKMMLNGADVDSPAIPVVTTKVGGSDNALAEANAGGGTFTYNGSTAIQVGDTVAIYEGVRPDLRTVETDGIDAGDIAYVRITAIEGSNYTYDHADAEQVLFKPDVLPVSVKADTDGEPGNHSITVEHTVMNYSNSVYEPFGLDELTTVDVGDFIGFYEGDFAQEHSEVISYGRITSVTPAAEMDVITYTDATLEDIENVFNIYQQQAINGEDLLSEEQIAQLEEQIEQQAIASGFVDQAADYLSDLAMETKEIKEIKAQSFLASSSSLGKVSVKNLTVDASLGTNLKNINGRTSGVSASLQVGADIVVKINDESDLVIHMTGTFLQEMSLDLAINGDLQGHWLTKWGIPYWYSIDDYVITANLDAYTYTGINITAEIATVKHDKLNDALNDWLGQKKAGKLGQVRDIATEVRALLEGVQDTGVDAAALRAQYKEMMENETDWIPLIKKQIVAKSVRVAMGTVEVKFVADFVVSANVNLSIGADFNYKTAKRYSVNLRVFAFTGTSNTVSLPGDGEYQFTFYVMGTIGLRAGVHMEVKAGLGSVDLNSIGLSVEPGAYVNLWGYFYYQLKNANGLKSTSSSGALYIELGIYLEVEVGAQLGDGAVSASAPVYEDTWPLYTVGEHKNVYDFAYPQDDKLGFTLAGAAKSIAVPESLLTMKTFDLMTGVTGNQSYHNSKDPAYNPSKFDIQVDNANFKYNSSTQKIEVVNTSVPVSTGNLVITWKNAPLTFTSDPLKRTIPLTWLAREGDYTFQLDPENGGVTQVVVAAYNAALNVTTPVYPGYTFDGWYTAATGGTKVTIPSRMPAEDRVLYAHWTANANTPYTVEHYLIDPNTKASLLPAYTEQLTGTTGTEIRITSDRFKDQGYTNGTVGGVYIKGDGSTVVQIDYYPTNRTMTFDLGYAGAPGSTVTEQFGKNIAARIPVPTRPGYTFAGWSPEVPSTMPTASTTYTATWNPKEDTPYKVVYLKQNVASNTYTVADTESYRGTTGAEANLTDVTPKSYAGFTLDQSIPGTVLAEQIAGDGTTVLKLYYKRDAYSMTIDYNGSGTVTKVVDVPFGATTGLHLGDPTWQGHIFAGWLPVPPTTMPAENVKFTAQWTLNEYTVSFNSNGGSEEVADQTVGYGDLAVEPIEPAKDGYVFGGWYSDSALTAAYEFTSPVTDNLTLYAKWMLSYTVSFDSNGGSEVTDQRVNEGAKAVAPGTPELEGYVFSGWYSDSGLTTAYDFTTAVVNANITLYAKWTVEQKKTYTVSFQSNGGSNVANQTVNENAVATAPTAPTRTGYTFGGWYSDSVLTTAYGFTAGVTSDLTLYAKWTKNSYTVSFNSNGGSTVTSLSVDDGDTASAPADPTKAGYVFGGWYSDIGLSEAYSFTTPVTANLTLYAKWTTTYTVSFDSNGGTVVEAQTVEYGGKAAAPDAPTKNGYTFGGWYSDSGLSEAYSFSTSVTANLTLYAKWTSNGYTVTFNSNGGSSVESQTVNSGDKAVVPNAPMWDGYTFEGWYSDLEGTTAYDFTTEVKADITLFAKWTISPWHNVGDAIERMMELKFAVDSHGTPYAISFTSVIKYEGGSWKSVGDEKYRGSEIAIDSQDNVYVVSISDVLTVSKYNGTAWEFVGNTDIDYVKRVSISFDSNDNPYVAYVLHDDNQDAPKVIKYEGNNWVSVSDGDGLNGKNVHTLDFQLDQKNIPYVLQTYTVMDTNYTRGTLFEKYVNGAWETVGDSKFGNPNLPEDLEGAISFAFDPNNIPYVVYRSDSKLTVMRYINSAWETVANSDFTVGQTSGASFDFDSQGTLYVAYQDGTRGDRMSVMKYDNGWVPVGNLGFSTDVPRNIDLVIDSNDNIYVSYSDVKDGDMDNNGKGFLMKYVPAP
- a CDS encoding AbfB domain-containing protein; this encodes MGNRKAVWILVFALTFTLFGLHPERTSAASVTITNGTDWIDTAGNPIHANSGNILQVGSTYYLYGEHAVGGRFDSVNVYTSTDLKNWTFSNTILTKDSATELASSKIERPKVIYNASTNQYVLWAHYENGTDYNLGRVAVATSNTPNGKFTYEGSFRPLNYESRDMTVFVDTDGTGYLVTASRKNGGANDTMAIFKMNASYTGIQSFEGWLFENAYREAPAVVKKGNRYYLFTSQAAGWYPNQGAYATATSMTGPWTALTPYGNPSAFGSQIHDIAAITGSNTTSYIYMGDRWNPMNLGEHKHIWLPLTLNDSNGTASLEWYTTWNIDAVTGAVTPPALVNHAQGKTATAISTASGSSASNVNDGNYQTSWVASSNSWPAWWQVDFGAPKTITEIDTSWFMYKGSEGYYKYKIEISNDGVNYSTLDRTNNLTYGFTTDAVHFTARYVRINMVNAVLWNNPGNWYTPTLHEVKMWGPATPEATGYSRFSSHNVPDQYIRHANYIARIDANVSPALDSQFRVVPGLASSTGISLESINFPGYFLKRNASNKIVLEAYADTSAYKGDATFLSSPGWADSTKVSLQSYSQPGYYIRHYDYVLQLDAIYASSSSTVKNDATFGRTNF